From a single Cyclobacterium marinum DSM 745 genomic region:
- a CDS encoding GatB/YqeY domain-containing protein gives MSLKTNIEKEIKQAMLAKQKDRLRGLRAIKSMIMLEETKAGSETGLSDAEELQILTKAAKQRRDSIEIFEKQGRKDLASLELTELEVISEFLPKQLSDEELTAELEAIISESGASGPKDMGKVMGMATKKLAGKADGKAISQKVKSLLNP, from the coding sequence ATGAGCTTAAAAACCAACATAGAAAAAGAGATCAAACAAGCAATGCTGGCTAAGCAGAAAGACAGGCTACGTGGATTAAGGGCTATTAAATCCATGATCATGCTCGAAGAAACAAAAGCAGGAAGTGAAACAGGGCTTTCGGATGCTGAAGAGTTACAGATCTTAACCAAGGCGGCCAAACAAAGAAGAGATTCCATAGAAATATTTGAGAAGCAGGGCAGGAAGGATCTTGCCAGTTTGGAACTTACTGAACTTGAAGTAATCAGTGAATTTCTTCCCAAGCAGTTAAGTGATGAAGAATTGACAGCTGAACTGGAAGCAATAATAAGTGAATCAGGAGCATCAGGGCCTAAGGACATGGGAAAGGTGATGGGAATGGCTACAAAAAAATTGGCCGGTAAGGCGGATGGAAAAGCAATTTCTCAAAAAGTGAAATCTCTTTTAAACCCTTAA
- a CDS encoding CvpA family protein → MSTIDIIILGMLAVGAFSGYRQGLFIGILSILAFFVGIILAFRFMNWGAELLTDKVESLTFMLPFVAFVLIFLAVTITIRILAYLVKKALDLTILGTFDSFAGAILGIFKWSIMISLLIWVANSFEFQVPAEMKKDAVIYPIIVPVAPTMVAVLDDYTPIIDTAIATIKELVNSSSGDFIN, encoded by the coding sequence TTGAGCACGATAGACATTATCATATTGGGCATGCTGGCTGTGGGAGCCTTTAGTGGCTACCGTCAGGGGCTTTTTATAGGGATTTTGTCTATCTTGGCTTTTTTTGTGGGAATAATTTTAGCTTTTCGCTTTATGAATTGGGGTGCGGAGCTATTAACAGATAAGGTGGAGAGCTTGACCTTTATGCTCCCCTTTGTGGCCTTTGTTTTGATTTTTTTGGCTGTAACTATTACCATTAGAATATTGGCTTATCTTGTCAAAAAAGCATTAGACCTTACTATTCTTGGGACATTTGACAGTTTTGCAGGAGCCATATTGGGAATTTTCAAGTGGAGTATTATGATTAGCCTTTTAATTTGGGTAGCCAATTCCTTTGAATTTCAAGTGCCTGCAGAGATGAAAAAAGATGCGGTAATCTACCCAATAATAGTACCTGTGGCGCCTACCATGGTAGCTGTATTGGACGATTATACACCTATCATAGATACTGCCATTGCTACTATCAAAGAACTCGTAAATAGCTCTTCCGGTGATTTTATTAATTGA
- a CDS encoding anthranilate synthase component II gives MILLIDNFDSFAHILADYFRRTGEEVTVLRNNVSLEEVHGFSFSALVISPGPETPDKAGNLMEILAHYYDKVPILGICLGHQALGTFFGAKLVKSPWPMHGKISAVFQKKQHDVLKNIPMRFKVTRYHSLQLEEIPDSLEVILEEDNGAVMAFSHKYLPILGVQFHPEAHLTEYGDQLIINWVNLINELKAPQIHY, from the coding sequence GTGATTTTATTAATTGATAACTTCGATTCTTTTGCTCACATTCTTGCAGATTATTTCAGAAGAACGGGTGAGGAAGTAACCGTTTTGCGGAATAATGTAAGTTTGGAAGAGGTTCACGGCTTTTCATTTTCTGCTTTAGTGATTTCACCTGGACCGGAAACTCCGGATAAAGCAGGCAATTTAATGGAAATCCTGGCTCACTATTATGATAAAGTACCGATTTTGGGAATTTGTTTAGGGCATCAAGCTCTAGGGACTTTTTTTGGAGCCAAATTGGTTAAAAGTCCTTGGCCTATGCATGGTAAAATTTCTGCTGTTTTTCAGAAAAAACAGCATGATGTATTAAAAAATATTCCAATGCGTTTTAAAGTAACCCGGTATCATTCTTTGCAATTGGAAGAGATTCCTGATAGTTTGGAGGTTATTCTTGAAGAGGATAACGGGGCAGTAATGGCTTTTTCCCATAAGTACTTGCCAATTTTAGGGGTTCAATTTCATCCGGAAGCTCACCTTACTGAATATGGTGATCAGTTGATAATAAATTGGGTAAATTTAATAAATGAATTGAAAGCCCCTCAAATTCATTATTAA
- a CDS encoding CBS domain-containing protein: protein MRAIEFINNLIPPLKFTDKVKLGLSWMEEIRTDIIPVVDKGLFKGFITDEIIYELNDPEMTLEIVELVGSASIVQEDRHIYDVLRVSSENEVSMVAVLNKELKYLGVVTQEGAISAFTDSISIQSQGGVLILSMFMTDYSLYDIARVVESENAKVLSSFISDDPLDDSKIKVTLKIDQVELRHIKATLERFGYKVIDHYQEEEGINSDQDRLGNLMRFLDI, encoded by the coding sequence ATGCGTGCGATAGAATTTATAAACAACCTCATTCCTCCTCTAAAATTTACTGACAAAGTAAAGTTAGGGCTTTCCTGGATGGAAGAAATCAGGACGGATATAATTCCTGTTGTAGACAAAGGTTTATTTAAGGGTTTTATCACAGATGAAATCATTTATGAACTCAATGATCCTGAAATGACCCTTGAAATTGTAGAGTTGGTGGGCAGTGCCAGTATTGTTCAGGAAGACCGGCATATTTATGATGTACTGAGAGTCTCTTCAGAAAATGAAGTAAGTATGGTGGCCGTATTGAATAAAGAATTGAAGTACTTGGGGGTCGTTACCCAAGAAGGTGCCATATCTGCATTTACAGATAGCATCTCTATCCAATCTCAAGGGGGTGTACTGATTTTGTCCATGTTTATGACCGATTACAGCCTGTATGATATTGCCAGGGTGGTGGAGTCAGAAAATGCAAAGGTGCTTAGCAGTTTTATATCAGATGATCCCTTGGATGACAGTAAAATTAAAGTAACCCTAAAAATAGATCAGGTAGAACTCCGACACATTAAAGCCACGTTGGAGCGATTTGGGTACAAGGTTATTGACCATTACCAAGAAGAGGAGGGAATCAATAGCGATCAGGATCGCCTCGGTAACTTGATGCGGTTTTTAGATATCTGA
- a CDS encoding NAD kinase — MNILLHGINISAQFQTCILQLIQAFEEKGSNVKLTKNLFNSFRKKGGLSPIVTPLNSKNDLAGIDVVISIGGDGTLLDTISLIGAYEIPVLGINTGRMGFLATIAKEDIKAAVKDLLEGHYALEDRSLVRLESSVPLFKGLNFGLNEFTIHKRDTSSMITVHTYIDGDYLNSYWADGIIVSTPTGSTGYSLSCGGPLISPLAKNFVITPVSPHNLNVRPIVVSDDSEISFKIEGRSEKFLVSLDSRSAPIDASVELKVKKELFVAKLVKFHNYSFFDTLRQKLNWGYDMRN; from the coding sequence ATGAATATTTTACTTCACGGCATCAATATATCCGCTCAGTTTCAAACTTGTATTCTCCAATTGATTCAAGCTTTTGAAGAAAAAGGATCAAATGTAAAGCTTACCAAAAACTTGTTCAACTCCTTCCGAAAAAAGGGGGGCTTAAGCCCAATCGTAACACCTTTGAATTCAAAGAATGATTTGGCAGGGATCGATGTGGTTATTTCCATTGGAGGAGACGGCACCTTACTGGATACCATTTCCTTGATTGGCGCATATGAAATTCCGGTATTGGGCATCAACACCGGGAGGATGGGATTTCTAGCAACTATAGCCAAAGAAGACATAAAGGCTGCTGTCAAAGATTTGTTGGAAGGTCATTACGCATTGGAAGACAGGAGCTTGGTAAGATTGGAGTCTAGTGTGCCACTTTTCAAAGGATTAAACTTCGGGTTGAACGAGTTTACCATTCACAAGAGAGATACCTCTTCGATGATTACGGTACATACTTATATTGACGGAGATTACCTAAACAGTTATTGGGCAGATGGGATCATTGTATCCACACCCACAGGCTCCACGGGCTATTCATTAAGTTGTGGAGGCCCGCTGATTTCACCCTTGGCCAAAAACTTTGTAATTACCCCTGTTAGCCCACACAACCTGAATGTCAGGCCGATTGTGGTTTCTGATGATAGTGAAATCTCCTTTAAAATAGAAGGCAGGAGTGAAAAATTCCTTGTATCTTTAGACTCCAGATCTGCGCCAATTGATGCGTCCGTGGAACTGAAAGTTAAAAAAGAATTATTTGTAGCGAAGCTGGTTAAGTTTCACAATTACAGCTTCTTTGACACCCTCAGGCAAAAATTGAACTGGGGATATGACATGAGAAACTAG
- the porG gene encoding type IX secretion system protein PorG, giving the protein MNKSRFYTLALSIILVFISLGVSQTVKAQQHEIGLGLGAGTYTGDILRVIDPSQLGIQGTLFGRRNFDNAWSLRAGFSIARLNGADSIRPIDQVAATRNAFFNGTMAEVSARMEFHFIDYMSHKSTSRFSPFGFFGLGYGMFFGQGQSYEGDIQPGSYSLGTVILPFGAGIKYKLKDRILLSFEGGAKATFTDNLDKIGDESIYLPRYRTDPGTGNQVLEPTSINFGNPSDRDWYYFLGFTISYSFHQIKCY; this is encoded by the coding sequence TTGAATAAATCCAGGTTTTACACATTAGCACTATCAATAATTTTGGTCTTTATAAGTTTGGGCGTTTCCCAGACTGTAAAAGCCCAACAGCATGAGATAGGTTTAGGTTTAGGTGCGGGGACATATACCGGAGATATCCTTCGGGTTATTGATCCAAGTCAGCTTGGTATTCAAGGAACGTTATTTGGCAGACGAAATTTTGACAATGCCTGGAGCTTAAGGGCCGGGTTTTCCATTGCTAGATTAAATGGAGCGGACAGTATCCGCCCCATAGATCAGGTAGCTGCGACCAGAAATGCCTTTTTTAATGGCACAATGGCCGAGGTTTCCGCAAGGATGGAGTTTCATTTCATAGACTATATGAGTCACAAATCAACCAGTAGGTTTTCCCCATTTGGCTTTTTTGGTTTGGGATATGGTATGTTCTTTGGACAAGGCCAATCTTATGAAGGAGATATACAACCCGGCAGTTACAGCTTGGGCACGGTAATTCTTCCCTTTGGGGCAGGTATAAAATACAAACTTAAGGACCGTATTTTACTCTCTTTTGAAGGAGGAGCGAAGGCTACCTTTACTGACAATTTGGATAAAATCGGGGATGAATCCATTTATTTACCTCGTTACAGAACCGATCCCGGCACGGGAAATCAAGTATTAGAACCAACAAGCATTAACTTTGGCAATCCATCTGACCGTGATTGGTATTACTTTTTGGGCTTTACTATAAGCTATTCTTTTCATCAGATCAAGTGCTACTAG
- a CDS encoding isoprenyl transferase, giving the protein MNEVIDKGNIPRHIAVIMDGNGRWAQKKGAMRIFGHRNALAAVRDAIEGSAELGVDFITLYAFSTENWSRPKDEVDALMEILVQAITDEVPTMMKNNIRLETIGDIDSLPDSCIKHLKMGKEKTKDNTGMTVVLALSYSGRWELEKAVQAIVKKVVKGELSAEAINQKVIGEHLNTANIPDPELLIRTSGEIRISNFMLWQLAYTELYFTEVLWPDFRKKHLHEAILAFQKRERRFGKTGAQTKGSN; this is encoded by the coding sequence ATGAATGAAGTGATTGACAAGGGCAATATACCCCGACATATTGCAGTGATAATGGATGGCAATGGGCGTTGGGCTCAGAAGAAAGGTGCCATGCGAATATTTGGCCATAGAAATGCTTTGGCAGCTGTAAGGGATGCCATCGAAGGTTCGGCAGAATTAGGGGTAGATTTTATTACCTTGTATGCCTTCTCTACTGAAAATTGGTCAAGGCCCAAAGATGAGGTGGATGCCCTGATGGAAATTCTGGTTCAAGCTATCACAGATGAGGTGCCGACCATGATGAAAAACAATATCAGATTGGAAACCATCGGTGATATTGATAGCCTGCCTGATTCGTGCATAAAGCACCTTAAGATGGGAAAAGAAAAAACCAAAGACAATACCGGTATGACCGTGGTATTGGCATTGAGCTATAGTGGTCGTTGGGAATTGGAAAAGGCTGTTCAGGCAATTGTCAAAAAAGTAGTTAAAGGTGAGTTATCAGCGGAAGCTATCAATCAAAAAGTGATTGGAGAGCACCTGAATACTGCCAATATACCTGATCCGGAACTGTTAATCAGAACCAGTGGTGAAATCAGGATAAGTAATTTTATGTTATGGCAATTGGCCTATACAGAATTATATTTCACCGAAGTGCTTTGGCCGGATTTCCGGAAAAAACATTTGCATGAAGCCATACTTGCTTTTCAAAAAAGGGAAAGAAGGTTTGGTAAAACCGGAGCACAAACAAAAGGCTCCAATTGA
- a CDS encoding BamA/OMP85 family outer membrane protein gives MKKNLLIIYLLLLTGVAEAQIRLGQSRYTSKEPVNIIDLSYTSPKKYRIASIEAVGLSTLDETAIISLAGLRVDDQITVPGDAISGALKKLWGQGIIGDVKILVTKIEGDDIHLLLDLTERPRFSRFDFTGVNKTQEGELKDKVNITGRVVRDDVLNTAQRNIRDYFVGKGFLNTEVKVIQERDTTLPNSVKLRFDVDKKSKVRINEIAFDGNENISDNRLKKKMKGTHEHARVYIFKDLVSRLIKANPKNISNAVAKRNPVTDEEVKAYINRNFKLNFFNGSKFVKSDYRDDKKAIIDFYNSRGYRDAEILSDSVFRFDDSRINIDLDIEEGKQYYYRNIEFSGNYIHTDEELQAKLGIFSGDIYNKEKLDKRLNYDPQRGDDVSSLYQDNGYLFFTIDPVEVNIAADSIDIELRIFEGPQVTVNSVSIEGNERTSDHVVMREIRILPGQLFNRKALVRTIRELSQIGYFNPENIEPDMRPNFEDATVDITFQLEERPNDQIELSGGWGGLFGFVGTVGLTFNNFSIKNIKDFSKWRPLPVGDGQKLSLRVQANGKSFQNYSISFTEPWFGGKKPTALSFSFNHSVQRQLNYYSTTNFGEELGSFKITGASVGLAKRVTWPDDYFQISNSLQFQNYSFDEYGNYFGLSFNTGNAKSVALNTTISRNNLDQAIYPRFGSNITLSASLTPPYAALNNGLNSESTDQEKYQWLEYHKWMFDGSFYTPVMGSNKLVLSARTHLGFLGSYGDKTGIIPLERFVLGGDGMNMMNFALGQEIIGLRGYENQSITPGKEFRNQPNAPVAYGGVVYNKHVMELRFLVSPNPSATIFLLGFAEAGNNWGNYQDYNPYDLKKSAGFGARIFMPAFGLLGIDWGYGFDGVSTTSDPNPGPSGGMFHFTIGQQFR, from the coding sequence ATGAAAAAGAATTTATTAATTATTTACTTGCTGCTATTGACCGGAGTGGCAGAGGCCCAAATAAGGTTGGGGCAAAGCCGGTACACCAGTAAGGAGCCGGTAAATATTATAGACCTAAGTTATACCAGTCCCAAGAAGTATCGAATCGCTTCCATTGAGGCAGTAGGTTTAAGTACATTGGACGAAACAGCCATAATTTCTCTGGCGGGTCTTCGCGTGGATGATCAAATAACTGTTCCGGGTGATGCTATTTCAGGGGCATTAAAAAAGCTATGGGGGCAAGGTATTATTGGAGATGTCAAAATATTGGTGACAAAAATAGAAGGGGATGATATTCACCTTTTATTGGACCTTACCGAGAGGCCTCGATTTAGTCGGTTTGATTTTACCGGTGTAAATAAAACCCAAGAGGGAGAACTTAAAGACAAGGTAAATATTACTGGTAGAGTAGTTAGAGACGATGTGCTCAATACCGCTCAGCGCAATATTAGAGATTATTTCGTGGGTAAAGGCTTTCTGAATACCGAGGTAAAAGTGATCCAAGAGAGAGACACGACCCTTCCTAATAGTGTCAAACTCAGATTTGATGTAGACAAGAAAAGTAAGGTACGTATCAATGAAATAGCCTTTGATGGCAATGAAAATATTTCTGACAATCGCCTGAAGAAAAAAATGAAAGGAACCCACGAGCATGCTCGTGTTTATATATTCAAGGACCTAGTTTCAAGGCTTATAAAAGCCAATCCTAAAAATATCAGCAATGCAGTGGCTAAGAGAAACCCTGTAACTGACGAAGAAGTGAAGGCTTATATCAATAGAAATTTTAAGCTTAATTTCTTTAACGGGTCTAAATTTGTGAAGAGTGATTACCGAGATGATAAAAAGGCCATCATAGATTTTTACAATAGCCGTGGGTATCGTGATGCCGAGATTTTATCTGATAGTGTTTTCCGCTTTGATGATAGCCGGATCAATATTGATCTTGACATAGAAGAAGGCAAGCAATACTATTATCGAAATATTGAGTTTTCAGGAAATTATATTCATACAGATGAGGAGCTTCAAGCCAAGCTTGGAATATTCAGTGGAGACATCTACAACAAGGAAAAACTAGACAAAAGGCTTAATTATGATCCCCAAAGAGGAGATGATGTCAGTTCGCTGTACCAAGACAATGGCTATTTGTTTTTTACAATAGACCCTGTGGAGGTAAATATTGCTGCGGATTCTATAGATATAGAATTAAGGATATTTGAAGGTCCCCAAGTGACTGTAAATAGTGTTTCAATCGAAGGAAATGAGCGTACCAGTGATCATGTGGTCATGCGAGAAATACGTATTCTTCCAGGACAATTGTTTAATAGGAAAGCATTGGTAAGAACCATTCGAGAATTGTCTCAAATAGGTTACTTTAACCCTGAAAACATTGAGCCGGACATGAGGCCTAATTTTGAAGATGCTACTGTAGATATTACTTTCCAGCTTGAAGAAAGACCAAATGATCAAATCGAACTTTCCGGTGGTTGGGGTGGTCTCTTTGGTTTTGTGGGTACTGTAGGACTTACCTTCAATAACTTCTCAATCAAAAACATTAAGGATTTTTCTAAGTGGAGACCGCTTCCTGTAGGGGACGGACAGAAACTATCTTTGAGAGTTCAAGCCAATGGTAAAAGCTTTCAGAACTATAGTATATCCTTTACAGAACCTTGGTTTGGTGGTAAAAAACCTACTGCTTTAAGTTTTAGCTTTAATCATTCTGTTCAAAGACAGTTGAATTATTATAGTACCACCAATTTTGGTGAAGAGTTAGGCTCTTTCAAGATTACCGGAGCTTCCGTTGGCTTGGCGAAAAGGGTAACTTGGCCGGATGATTACTTCCAGATCAGTAATAGCCTCCAGTTTCAAAATTATAGTTTTGATGAATACGGAAACTACTTTGGCTTAAGCTTTAATACAGGTAATGCCAAAAGTGTGGCCTTGAATACCACGATTTCCAGAAATAACCTAGACCAAGCCATTTATCCTAGATTTGGTTCTAATATTACTTTGAGTGCTTCACTCACCCCTCCTTATGCGGCTCTGAACAATGGCCTGAACAGTGAATCTACCGATCAGGAGAAATACCAATGGCTGGAATACCACAAGTGGATGTTTGATGGGTCATTTTACACTCCTGTAATGGGGTCTAATAAGCTAGTATTGAGCGCACGAACTCACCTGGGCTTCTTAGGTTCTTATGGTGACAAAACAGGCATTATTCCTTTAGAGCGCTTTGTTTTGGGTGGTGATGGGATGAACATGATGAACTTTGCTCTCGGCCAAGAGATCATTGGTCTGAGAGGTTATGAAAACCAATCCATTACCCCGGGTAAAGAATTTAGAAACCAACCGAATGCACCAGTAGCCTATGGTGGAGTAGTTTATAACAAACATGTAATGGAGCTTCGTTTCCTTGTTTCTCCTAATCCTTCTGCAACCATCTTCTTACTTGGTTTTGCAGAGGCTGGAAATAACTGGGGAAATTATCAAGATTATAACCCCTATGATTTGAAAAAATCTGCCGGTTTTGGTGCGAGGATATTTATGCCGGCATTCGGTCTATTAGGTATTGATTGGGGGTATGGATTTGATGGGGTTTCAACAACTAGTGATCCTAACCCGGGACCAAGTGGTGGAATGTTTCACTTTACCATTGGTCAACAATTCAGATAA
- a CDS encoding OmpH family outer membrane protein, with the protein MEKSLKLLFLLTFLPIVLMGQKLGYVDTEYILNKHPDYKKIQGEMEALSSEWQKEAQNLEEEIQQMYSDLQGEQVLLTEEMYQERLELIREKQKEARAFNNRIFGENGQLYQKQAELLQPLQSTIYDAIDRVSKRNGIAILFDKASSPTSIIYTDPRHDYSDFIIEELGLEENN; encoded by the coding sequence ATGGAAAAGTCCCTGAAATTGTTATTTTTGCTAACCTTTTTGCCCATTGTGTTAATGGGACAGAAATTAGGCTATGTTGACACAGAATATATTCTCAACAAGCATCCGGATTACAAAAAGATTCAGGGAGAAATGGAAGCCTTAAGTTCGGAGTGGCAAAAAGAGGCACAAAATTTGGAGGAAGAGATACAACAGATGTATAGTGACCTTCAAGGTGAACAGGTTTTACTTACCGAAGAAATGTACCAGGAAAGACTGGAACTTATAAGAGAAAAACAAAAAGAGGCTCGTGCCTTCAATAACAGAATATTTGGCGAAAATGGACAGTTGTACCAAAAACAAGCAGAATTGCTACAGCCCTTACAATCGACCATCTATGATGCCATTGACAGGGTCTCTAAACGAAATGGCATTGCCATTTTATTTGACAAAGCATCAAGTCCTACGTCCATAATCTATACGGACCCAAGACATGATTACTCGGATTTTATCATTGAAGAATTAGGATTAGAAGAAAACAATTAA
- a CDS encoding OmpH family outer membrane protein yields the protein MKARIFLSAIALFCFGFVANAQEVKIGYTNVEYIMSLMPEMEQIDADIKDYSNQLGQQIQTKSTDFQRQAQAFQQAAPNMTEDARNTKQQELQKLQQEIQKFEQDAQAGYQRKLQELLQPVQTKVYNAINSVAAEHNYTHILSESAGQAPVLLYTKDNDPFTDLVLAKLGIEATEEPAAN from the coding sequence ATGAAAGCAAGAATTTTCCTATCAGCAATTGCCCTCTTTTGCTTTGGATTTGTAGCAAATGCACAAGAAGTCAAAATTGGATATACCAATGTGGAGTATATCATGAGCTTGATGCCGGAGATGGAGCAAATAGACGCTGATATCAAAGACTATAGCAACCAATTGGGTCAGCAAATCCAAACCAAAAGTACAGATTTTCAAAGGCAAGCACAGGCTTTTCAGCAAGCTGCTCCCAACATGACAGAGGACGCAAGGAACACGAAGCAACAAGAACTTCAGAAATTGCAACAAGAAATTCAGAAGTTTGAGCAGGATGCGCAAGCAGGTTATCAAAGAAAGCTTCAGGAGTTATTACAACCGGTTCAAACCAAAGTTTACAACGCGATCAATTCTGTAGCAGCAGAGCATAACTATACTCATATTTTATCTGAGTCTGCAGGACAAGCACCAGTGCTTTTGTATACCAAAGACAATGATCCATTTACTGATCTTGTTTTGGCTAAATTAGGTATTGAAGCTACGGAGGAACCCGCTGCCAATTAA
- a CDS encoding amidohydrolase family protein: MKNSFGRIALTPLLIVLFNYSLMAQEMDFETYNPKSTLVVPEHPVKRAKFPFVDIHSHQRNVNETLILKLIGEMDEINMATMVNLSGKRFSRIGGDNNGQEYLNSMINAFNTFAPGRFIVFTNLSFAGFGEKDWKEKAVKILEEDVKNGANGLKIFKSLGLSVTDIHGKRVPINHPDLDVIWAKCGELGIPVLIHAADPAPFWEPMDSNNERWLELKLRPNRKRGANNPAPFEQIIAEQHGIFEKHKNTTFINAHMGWMANDLEKAAKHLDKYPNVNFGIAAVIAEFGRQPRAAKKFFIEYQDRILFGKDAYNKEEFYTYFRVLETEDEYFPYYKKYHAYWRMYGLGLPDEVLKKVYYKNALRIVPNIDRSLFPE, translated from the coding sequence ATGAAAAATAGCTTTGGCCGCATCGCTCTTACTCCTCTGCTCATTGTTTTATTCAACTACTCTTTAATGGCACAGGAAATGGATTTCGAAACTTACAATCCTAAGTCCACTTTGGTGGTACCTGAACATCCGGTCAAAAGAGCGAAGTTTCCATTTGTTGACATTCACAGTCACCAGAGAAATGTTAATGAAACCCTTATTTTAAAACTAATCGGAGAAATGGATGAGATAAATATGGCCACTATGGTAAATCTAAGTGGTAAACGGTTTTCCCGAATTGGAGGCGATAACAATGGCCAGGAATACCTAAATTCCATGATCAATGCGTTTAATACATTTGCCCCTGGAAGGTTTATTGTTTTTACTAATCTTTCCTTTGCAGGATTTGGAGAGAAAGACTGGAAAGAAAAAGCAGTAAAAATCCTTGAAGAAGATGTGAAAAATGGTGCAAATGGCCTCAAAATCTTCAAGAGCTTGGGTTTGAGTGTGACAGATATACATGGCAAAAGGGTACCTATCAATCATCCGGATCTGGACGTCATATGGGCCAAATGCGGCGAATTGGGGATACCTGTTCTTATTCATGCTGCCGACCCTGCGCCCTTTTGGGAGCCCATGGATAGTAACAATGAGCGTTGGTTGGAGTTAAAATTGCGACCCAATAGGAAGAGAGGTGCGAATAACCCTGCCCCTTTCGAACAAATTATAGCAGAGCAGCATGGTATTTTTGAGAAACACAAAAACACAACTTTTATCAATGCCCACATGGGCTGGATGGCCAATGATCTGGAAAAGGCTGCCAAACACTTGGACAAATACCCTAATGTTAATTTTGGAATCGCAGCCGTCATTGCTGAATTTGGCCGGCAACCAAGGGCGGCCAAAAAGTTTTTCATTGAATACCAGGACAGGATTCTCTTTGGAAAAGACGCCTATAATAAAGAGGAGTTTTACACCTATTTCAGGGTACTGGAAACAGAGGATGAATATTTCCCTTATTACAAGAAATACCACGCTTATTGGCGCATGTATGGCTTGGGTCTGCCTGATGAAGTACTCAAGAAAGTCTACTATAAAAATGCGCTGAGAATTGTTCCCAATATAGATAGAAGCCTTTTCCCTGAATGA
- a CDS encoding HNH endonuclease gives MKKYILNKAEEIIADTEEPTYESISLRDFLIEFDYATKYLPRFLKVRSFALYMLFFKRAYYSIGNRKIKVKIAALGQNMLSNFDNPMSKDVVKRGINDLVKFGILKKVHRPGKINEYIVKLPSEIKAIKKLIKNEDAIEESMYGDSEDNILSDDKKRTEILKRDNNKCFYCLCELKAPDFYLNHIHAKANGGYDWKSNLVSSCRTCNTVKNADNVDTILQRNFQKGLILKAEYLAQKNKLNKLRAEYQEIKENIGNIP, from the coding sequence ATGAAAAAATACATTTTAAACAAAGCTGAAGAAATTATTGCGGATACCGAGGAGCCTACTTACGAATCCATCTCCCTTCGGGATTTTCTAATAGAGTTTGATTACGCCACCAAGTATTTACCGAGGTTCTTAAAAGTTCGCTCCTTTGCTCTTTACATGTTGTTTTTTAAAAGGGCTTATTATTCCATAGGTAATCGGAAAATTAAGGTGAAAATTGCTGCTTTGGGACAAAATATGCTATCAAATTTTGACAACCCTATGTCTAAAGACGTTGTCAAACGAGGGATTAATGATCTGGTAAAATTTGGGATCTTAAAGAAGGTTCACCGGCCCGGAAAAATCAACGAATACATCGTGAAATTACCTTCAGAGATAAAGGCAATTAAAAAGTTGATTAAAAACGAAGATGCCATAGAAGAAAGCATGTATGGCGACTCAGAGGACAATATTCTTTCCGATGATAAAAAAAGAACCGAGATTCTAAAAAGAGACAATAACAAATGTTTCTATTGTCTTTGTGAACTTAAAGCACCTGACTTTTACTTGAATCATATTCATGCCAAAGCGAATGGTGGCTACGATTGGAAATCTAATTTAGTCTCCTCTTGCAGAACCTGCAATACAGTAAAAAATGCAGACAATGTCGATACCATATTACAACGGAACTTTCAAAAGGGCTTGATTTTAAAAGCCGAATATTTGGCCCAAAAAAACAAACTTAATAAGCTAAGGGCTGAATACCAGGAAATAAAAGAAAACATTGGCAATATACCCTAA